A window of the Balaenoptera acutorostrata chromosome 13, mBalAcu1.1, whole genome shotgun sequence genome harbors these coding sequences:
- the FZD10 gene encoding frizzled-10, which translates to MQRPGPRLWLVLQVMGSCAAISSMDMERPGDGKCQPIEIPMCKDIGYNMTRMPNLMGHENQREAAIQLHEFAPLVEYGCHGHLRFFLCSLYAPMCTEQVSTPIPACRVMCEQARLKCSPIMEQFNFKWPDSLDCSKLPNKNDPNYLCMEAPNNGSDEPARGSGMFPPLFRPQRPHSAQEHPLKDGGPGRAGCDNPGKFRHVEKSASCAPLCTPGVDVYWSRDDKHFAVVWLAVWSVLCFFSSAFTVLTFLIDPARFRYPERPIIFLSMCYCVYSVGYIIRLFAGAESVACDRDSGQLYVIQEGLESTGCTLVFLVLYYFGMASSLWWVILTLTWFLAAGKKWGHEAIEANSSYFHLAAWAIPAVKTILILVMRRVAGDELTGVCYVGSMDINALTGFVLIPLACYLIIGTSFILSGFVALFHIRRVMKTGGENTDKLEKLMVRIGVFSVLYTVPATCVIACYFYERLNVEYWKILATQHKCKMNNQTKNLDCLMAASIPAVEIFVVKIFMLLVVGITSGMWVWTSKTLQSWQNVCSRRFKKKSRRKPASVITSSGIYKKAQHPPKTHLGKYEIPAQPPTCV; encoded by the coding sequence ATGCAGCGCCCGGGCCCCCGCCTGTGGCTGGTCCTTCAGGTGATGGGCTCGTGCGCCGCCATCAGCTCCATGGACATGGAGCGTCCGGGCGACGGCAAGTGCCAGCCCATCGAGATCCCGATGTGCAAGGACATTGGCTACAACATGACCCGCATGCCCAACCTGATGGGCCACGAGAACCAGCGCGAGGCCGCCATCCAGCTGCACGAGTTCGCGCCGCTGGTGGAGTACGGCTGCCACGGCCACCTCCGCTTCTTCCTGTGCTCGCTGTACGCGCCCATGTGCACCGAGCAAgtctccacccccatccccgcctGCCGGGTCATGTGCGAGCAGGCCCGGCTCAAGTGCTCCCCGATCATGGAGCAGTTCAACTTCAAGTGGCCCGACTCGCTGGACTGCAGCAAACTCCCCAACAAGAACGACCCCAACTACCTGTGCATGGAGGCGCCCAACAACGGCTCGGACGAGCCCGCGCGGGGCTCGGGCATGTTCCCGCCGCTCTTCCGGCCGCAGCGGCCGCACAGCGCGCAGGAGCACCCGCTGAAGGACGGGGGGCCCGGGCGCGCCGGCTGCGACAACCCGGGCAAGTTCCGCCACGTGGAGAAGAGCGCGTCGTGCGCGCCGCTCTGCACGCCGGGCGTGGACGTCTACTGGAGCCGGGACGACAAGCACTTCGCCGTGGTCTGGCTGGCCGTCTGGTCCGTGCTCTGCTTCTTCTCCAGCGCCTTCACCGTGCTCACCTTCCTCATCGACCCGGCGCGCTTCAGGTACCCCGAGCGCCCCATCATCTTCCTCTCCATGTGCTACTGCGTCTACTCGGTGGGCTACATCATCCGCCTCTTCGCGGGCGCCGAGAGCGTCGCCTGCGACCGGGACAGCGGGCAGCTCTACGTCATCCAGGAGGGGCTTGAGAGCACGGGCTGCACCCTGGTCTTCCTGGTCCTCTACTACTTCGGCATGGCCAGTTCCCTGTGGTGGGTGATTCTCACGCTCACCTGGTTTCTGGCTGCGGGCAAGAAGTGGGGCCACGAGGCCATCGAGGCCAACAGCAGCTACTTCCACCTGGCCGCCTGGGCCATCCCGGCCGTGAAGACCATCCTAATCCTGGTGATGCGCAGGGTCGCGGGGGACGAGCTGACCGGCGTCTGCTACGTGGGGAGCATGGACATCAACGCCCTCACCGGCTTCGTCCTCATCCCGCTGGCCTGTTACCTCATCATCGGCACTTCCTTTATCCTCTCGGGCTTCGTGGCCCTCTTCCACATCCGGAGGGTGATGAAAACGGGTGGGGAGAACACGGACAAACTGGAAAAGCTCATGGTGAGGATAGGGGTCTTCTCCGTGCTCTACACGGTGCCGGCCACCTGTGTGATTGCCTGTTACTTTTACGAACGCCTCAACGTGGAGTATTGGAAGATCCTGGCCACGCAGCACAAGTGCAAAATGAACAACCAGACTAAAAACCTGGACTGTCTGATGGCCGCCTCCATCCCCGCGGTGGAGATCTTCGTGGTGAAGATTTTCATGCTGCTGGTGGTGGGCATCACGAGTGGCATGTGGGTCTGGACATCCAAGACCCTGCAGTCCTGGCAGAACGTTTGCAGCCGCAGGTTCAAGAAAAAGAGCCGAAGAAAACCGGCCAGCGTGATCACCAGCAGTGGAATTTACAAAAAAGCCCAGCATCCCCCAAAAACCCATCTCGGGAAATACGAAATCCCTGCCCAGCCTCCCACCTGCGTGTGA